Proteins from a genomic interval of Bradyrhizobium sp. CCGB01:
- a CDS encoding alpha/beta hydrolase produces MTFLKWTAIVLASGYLAGLVLLFVKQRSMLFPIPTAERTAPSAAGFPQAEEHVLTTSDGEKVIVWHVPPQPGRAVILFFHGNGDSLAGLAGRFRDITADGTGLVALSYRGYAGSSGAPSEDGLLRDGAAAYSFATARYDPQRIVAWGFSLGTGVAVAIASGHPVGKLILEAPYTSIADVAAAHFWFAPVRLLIRDPFHSDERIARVTAPLLIVHGARDQTIPIAFGEQLFALAHEPKQFVRIPGGGHDDLGNFGIAETARQFINGS; encoded by the coding sequence ATGACATTCCTGAAATGGACCGCCATCGTTCTTGCGTCCGGCTACCTCGCCGGTCTCGTCCTGCTGTTCGTGAAGCAGCGCAGCATGCTGTTTCCGATCCCGACCGCCGAGCGCACGGCACCTTCCGCGGCGGGATTTCCACAAGCCGAGGAGCACGTCCTGACGACGTCGGACGGCGAGAAGGTCATCGTCTGGCACGTTCCGCCACAGCCGGGTCGTGCCGTCATCCTGTTCTTCCATGGCAATGGCGATTCTCTCGCGGGCCTCGCTGGCCGCTTCAGGGACATCACGGCCGACGGCACCGGCCTCGTCGCGCTGTCCTATCGCGGCTATGCGGGCTCCAGCGGTGCGCCGAGCGAAGACGGCCTGCTGCGGGATGGCGCGGCCGCCTATTCATTCGCGACGGCACGCTATGATCCCCAGCGGATCGTTGCGTGGGGCTTCTCGCTCGGCACCGGCGTTGCGGTTGCGATCGCGTCCGGGCACCCGGTCGGAAAGCTGATCCTCGAGGCGCCCTATACGTCGATCGCCGACGTCGCCGCCGCGCATTTCTGGTTCGCTCCGGTCCGGCTCCTGATCCGCGACCCCTTCCACTCGGATGAGCGCATCGCTCGCGTCACGGCACCGCTCCTGATCGTCCACGGTGCACGGGACCAGACCATCCCGATTGCATTCGGCGAGCAGCTGTTTGCGCTGGCGCACGAGCCGAAGCAGTTCGTTCGGATCCCCGGCGGCGGGCACGACGATCTCGGCAACTTTGGCATCGCCGAGACGGCGCGGCAGTTCATCAACGGCTCCTGA
- a CDS encoding cupin domain-containing protein: MLAARSEVQIDNEEVRVTEWRLAPGSATGHHTHGMDYVIVPVVAGEMTIVAPGGERSKAQLAAGKSYFRKAGVQHDVLNETSTEIVFLEIELKP; this comes from the coding sequence ATGCTTGCCGCCAGGTCCGAGGTTCAGATCGACAACGAAGAGGTCCGGGTGACCGAATGGCGGCTCGCCCCGGGCAGCGCGACCGGGCACCACACCCACGGCATGGACTATGTCATTGTTCCCGTCGTCGCCGGCGAGATGACCATCGTGGCGCCCGGCGGCGAGCGTTCCAAGGCGCAGCTGGCGGCTGGAAAATCCTATTTCCGCAAGGCCGGGGTCCAACATGACGTACTTAACGAAACCTCAACCGAGATCGTGTTCCTTGAGATCGAGCTGAAGCCGTAA
- a CDS encoding calcium:proton antiporter has protein sequence MSAHGPMPRSSWIFPALAVLLFLIVTATGYGFTLSASGGLFAIVLLVILFGTVFAAVHHSEVIAERIGEPYGTLLLTLAVTIIEVALITTIMLGDKPAPELARDTVFAVVMIVCNGLVGLCVFIGGMRYREQGFQVSGANVYLSVLMAMATITLIMPNYTLTTPGPMYSTLQLGFVDLVTIVLYGVFLYTQIVLHKDYFVHDRADSEGGEAHLSGRMLALSVALLLVSLLAVVLLAKKFSLVVDAVAVQIGAPPAFAGLLVALLILMPEGVSAIAAARKNDLQKSINLALGSSLATIGLTIPAVGLATYALDQPLVLGLNPQNTALLFLTFLLSMLTFGTGRTNVLFGLVHMVVFAVYVFMVFVP, from the coding sequence ATGAGCGCACACGGACCGATGCCGCGGTCGTCATGGATCTTCCCCGCTCTGGCGGTGCTGCTGTTCCTGATCGTGACCGCGACCGGCTACGGCTTCACCCTGTCGGCCAGCGGCGGCCTGTTCGCGATCGTGCTCCTTGTGATCCTGTTCGGCACCGTGTTCGCGGCCGTCCATCACTCCGAGGTGATCGCGGAGCGCATCGGCGAGCCCTACGGCACGCTGCTGCTCACACTGGCGGTGACCATCATCGAGGTCGCGCTGATCACCACGATCATGCTGGGCGACAAGCCGGCGCCGGAGCTCGCGCGCGACACCGTGTTCGCGGTCGTGATGATCGTCTGCAATGGCCTCGTCGGCCTCTGCGTCTTCATCGGCGGCATGCGCTACCGCGAGCAGGGTTTTCAGGTCTCGGGCGCCAACGTCTATCTCAGCGTGCTGATGGCAATGGCAACCATCACGCTGATCATGCCCAACTACACGCTGACGACGCCGGGCCCGATGTATTCGACACTCCAGCTCGGCTTCGTCGATCTCGTGACGATCGTGCTCTACGGCGTATTCCTCTACACCCAGATCGTCCTGCACAAGGATTACTTCGTCCACGACCGGGCGGACAGCGAGGGCGGGGAGGCGCACCTGTCGGGGAGGATGCTGGCGCTCAGCGTCGCGCTGCTGCTGGTCTCGCTGCTCGCCGTCGTTCTCCTCGCCAAGAAGTTCTCGCTGGTGGTCGATGCTGTCGCAGTCCAGATCGGCGCTCCCCCGGCGTTCGCGGGCCTGCTGGTCGCCCTCCTGATCCTGATGCCGGAGGGGGTCTCCGCGATCGCTGCGGCCCGAAAGAACGATCTCCAGAAGAGCATCAATCTGGCGCTCGGTTCCTCGCTCGCAACCATCGGCCTGACCATTCCGGCGGTCGGGCTCGCCACCTACGCGCTCGACCAGCCGCTCGTGCTCGGCCTCAATCCCCAGAACACGGCACTATTGTTCCTGACATTCTTGTTGAGCATGCTGACTTTCGGCACGGGCAGGACGAACGTCCTGTTCGGGCTGGTCCATATGGTGGTATTTGCCGTCTACGTGTTCATGGTTTTCGTGCCCTGA
- a CDS encoding NAD(P)(+) transhydrogenase (Re/Si-specific) subunit beta, producing the protein MSANLSAFLYLVAGVLFILSLRGLSSPASSRQGNLFGMIGMAIAVATTLASHPPADGVAWVLVILAVAIGGGIGAVIARRVPMTSMPELVAAFHSLVGMAAVLVAAGAFYAPEAFDIGTPGNIHPQSLVEMSLGVAIGALTFTGSVIAFLKLSARMSGAPIILPFRHAINIVLAILLVVFIVGLVLSGSAFDFWMIVILALALGVLMIIPIGGADMPVVISMLNSYSGWAAAGIGFTLGNSALIITGALVGSSGAILSYIMCHAMNRSFISVILGGFGGETAAAGGGGGEQKPAKLGSADDAAFIMKNAQKVIIVPGYGMAVAQAQHALREMGDILKKEGVEVKYAIHPVAGRMPGHMNVLLAEANVPYDEVFELEDINSEFAQADIAFVIGANDVTNPAAEEDKTSPIYGMPVLQVWKAGTVMFIKRSLASGYAGIDNPLFYRDNTMMLLGDAKKVTENIVKAM; encoded by the coding sequence ATGAGCGCCAACCTCTCTGCATTTTTGTATCTCGTGGCGGGAGTGCTGTTCATCCTGTCGCTGCGCGGGCTGTCGAGCCCGGCTTCGTCGCGCCAGGGCAATCTGTTCGGCATGATCGGCATGGCGATCGCGGTCGCGACCACGCTCGCGAGCCATCCGCCGGCGGACGGCGTGGCCTGGGTGCTGGTCATCCTCGCCGTCGCGATCGGCGGCGGCATCGGTGCGGTCATCGCCCGCCGCGTGCCGATGACCTCGATGCCGGAACTGGTCGCCGCCTTCCACTCGCTGGTCGGCATGGCCGCGGTGCTGGTCGCCGCCGGCGCGTTCTACGCGCCCGAGGCCTTCGACATCGGCACCCCCGGCAACATCCATCCGCAGAGCCTGGTCGAGATGTCGCTCGGCGTCGCCATCGGCGCGCTGACCTTCACCGGCTCGGTGATCGCGTTCCTGAAGCTGTCCGCGCGCATGAGCGGCGCGCCGATCATCCTGCCGTTCCGCCACGCCATCAACATCGTCCTCGCTATCCTGCTGGTCGTGTTCATCGTCGGCCTCGTGCTGAGCGGCAGCGCGTTCGACTTCTGGATGATCGTCATCCTCGCGCTGGCGCTCGGCGTGCTCATGATCATCCCGATCGGCGGCGCCGACATGCCGGTCGTGATCTCGATGCTCAACTCCTACTCTGGCTGGGCCGCCGCGGGCATCGGCTTCACGCTCGGCAATTCCGCGCTGATCATCACCGGCGCGCTGGTCGGCTCGTCGGGTGCGATCCTGTCCTACATCATGTGCCACGCGATGAACCGGTCCTTCATCTCGGTCATCCTCGGCGGCTTCGGCGGCGAGACCGCGGCGGCGGGCGGTGGCGGCGGCGAGCAGAAGCCCGCCAAGCTCGGCTCGGCCGACGACGCCGCCTTCATCATGAAGAACGCGCAGAAGGTCATCATCGTGCCCGGCTACGGCATGGCGGTGGCGCAGGCCCAGCACGCGCTGCGTGAAATGGGCGACATCCTGAAGAAGGAAGGCGTCGAGGTGAAGTACGCCATTCATCCGGTCGCCGGCCGCATGCCCGGCCACATGAACGTGCTGCTCGCCGAAGCCAACGTCCCTTACGACGAGGTGTTCGAGCTCGAGGACATCAACTCCGAATTCGCGCAGGCCGACATCGCCTTCGTGATCGGCGCCAACGACGTCACCAACCCGGCGGCCGAAGAGGACAAGACCTCGCCGATCTACGGCATGCCCGTCCTCCAGGTCTGGAAGGCCGGCACCGTGATGTTCATCAAGCGCTCGCTCGCCTCGGGCTATGCCGGTATCGACAATCCGCTATTCTATCGCGACAACACCATGATGCTGCTCGGCGACGCCAAGAAGGTCACCGAGAACATCGTCAAGGCGATGTAG